From the genome of Amia ocellicauda isolate fAmiCal2 chromosome 14, fAmiCal2.hap1, whole genome shotgun sequence, one region includes:
- the LOC136768039 gene encoding E3 ubiquitin-protein ligase TRIM47-like has protein sequence MASPSSLLSQEQIQCICLDIFTSPISTPCGHNFCMACIGGYWDSSDVCQCPLCKETFYRRPDLCINRTLKEISEQFKTRLSLFEEQYAQPGQVPCDICTGSKLRAVKSCLVCLASYCQTHLEPHQRVGTMKTHKLIEPVSNLEDRLCKKHQRVLELFCREDQTFVCVLCNETDHRTHNTVPAERECTEMKVSFL, from the coding sequence ATGGCTTCCCCCAGCAGTCTCTTGTCTCAGGAGCAGATCCAGTGTATATGTCTGGATATATTCAccagcccaatctccactcCTTGTGGGCACAACTTCTGCATGGCGTGTATTGGTGGGTACTGGGACAGCAGTGATGTGTGCCAGTGCCCACTGTGTAAGGAGACTTTCTATAGGAGGCCAGATCTCTGCATTAACAGAACCTTAAAGGAGATCAGTGAGCAGTTCAAGACCAGACTCAGTCTTTTTGAAGAGCAATATGCTCAACCTGGACAAGTACCCTGTGATATCTGCACTGGGAGTAAGCTAAGGgctgtgaaatcctgcctgGTGTGTCTGGCCTCTTACTGCCAGACTCACCTGGAGCCCCATCAGAGAGTGGGAACAATGAAGACACACAAACTGATTGAGCCTGTCAGCAACCTTGAAGACAGGCTGTGTAAGAAGCACCAGAGAGTTCTGGAGCTGTTTTGTAGAGAAGACCagacttttgtttgtgtgctgtGCAATGAGACTGACCACAGGACTCACAACACTgtccctgcagagagagagtgcaCAGAGATGAAGGTGAGCTTTCTGTAA